A genome region from Chryseobacterium indicum includes the following:
- a CDS encoding TatD family hydrolase: protein MNTLIDIGINLTNKQFYNEQEEIINRALDNGVEQMILTGTSVRGSQESAEIAENYPEILFSTAGIHPHDAKSFNSESIPALKTLLKQDHVVSVGECGLDFDRDFSPRPVQEKCYRAQLELSVEVNKPLFLHERSAFKRFNEITDEYLSQLPKAVVHCFTGTLQEAKIYLDKGFYLGFTGAISDQNRFKHLEEVIKYVPLDRMMIETDAPFMLPKNMPRMQNRRNEPSFLPYVTQTIAHLKKISMAEVADETTEVARNFFRI, encoded by the coding sequence ATGAACACATTAATCGACATTGGTATCAACTTAACCAATAAACAATTTTACAACGAACAGGAAGAAATAATCAACCGCGCACTTGACAATGGAGTAGAGCAGATGATTCTTACAGGAACGAGCGTTCGCGGAAGCCAGGAGTCTGCGGAAATTGCAGAAAATTATCCCGAAATTCTGTTTTCGACGGCGGGAATTCATCCTCATGATGCAAAATCTTTCAACAGCGAAAGCATTCCTGCATTAAAAACATTATTAAAACAAGACCACGTTGTTTCCGTAGGAGAATGCGGACTGGATTTCGACAGGGATTTTTCACCAAGACCAGTTCAGGAAAAATGTTACCGCGCGCAGCTTGAACTTTCGGTTGAAGTGAATAAACCGCTTTTTCTTCATGAAAGATCTGCCTTCAAAAGATTTAATGAAATAACGGATGAATATTTGTCTCAACTTCCAAAAGCCGTGGTACATTGTTTCACAGGAACTTTACAGGAAGCCAAAATATATCTGGATAAAGGCTTTTATTTAGGATTTACCGGAGCCATAAGCGATCAGAACAGGTTTAAACATTTGGAAGAAGTGATAAAATACGTTCCGCTCGACCGGATGATGATTGAAACCGATGCGCCTTTTATGCTGCCGAAAAATATGCCGAGAATGCAGAACCGCAGAAACGAACCTTCCTTTTTACCATATGTAACACAGACGATTGCCCATCTGAAGAAAATCAGCATGGCAGAAGTTGCAGATGAAACCACGGAAGTTGCCCGGAATTTTTTCAGGATATAA
- a CDS encoding SIR2 family NAD-dependent protein deacylase → MKELKETLNIILKEKQGYITFLTGAGISAESGLPTYRSIDGIWIKGTKYHRPEEFGTYKYFSQNQEEVWQYNLFWKKMIAEAKPNPGHLAITEIEKLLGERFKLITQNVDGLHQRSGTHNVYEIHGSKQKVRCSKECSEPFDFPENIKYKEYTEDLTADDIDDLKCKKCGNWLRPHTLWFDESYNEKYYHFDTAYNIADHTDILFVVGTSGSTALPVNIVETVKIRAKWIVLVNPESDTYFDYILKGSKTLFSVQESSSKALPELKMMIEDIINA, encoded by the coding sequence ATGAAAGAATTAAAAGAAACATTAAATATCATTCTTAAAGAAAAACAAGGATACATTACTTTCCTTACCGGAGCCGGAATTTCTGCGGAAAGCGGGCTTCCGACTTACCGCTCGATCGACGGAATCTGGATTAAAGGAACAAAATATCACCGTCCGGAAGAATTCGGGACGTATAAATATTTCAGCCAGAATCAGGAAGAAGTATGGCAGTACAATCTGTTCTGGAAGAAAATGATTGCCGAAGCAAAACCTAATCCGGGACATTTGGCGATCACAGAAATTGAAAAGCTTTTGGGTGAAAGATTTAAGCTAATTACTCAAAATGTTGACGGGCTTCACCAAAGATCGGGAACGCATAATGTCTATGAAATTCATGGAAGCAAGCAGAAAGTCCGTTGCTCAAAAGAATGCAGCGAACCTTTCGATTTCCCTGAAAATATTAAGTATAAAGAGTATACGGAAGATTTAACAGCAGATGATATCGACGATCTGAAATGTAAAAAGTGCGGAAACTGGCTTCGTCCTCACACTTTGTGGTTCGATGAAAGTTACAATGAAAAATATTATCATTTCGATACGGCTTACAACATTGCAGACCATACAGATATTTTATTTGTAGTCGGAACTTCGGGATCAACGGCTTTGCCTGTAAATATTGTGGAAACGGTAAAAATCCGTGCAAAATGGATCGTCCTGGTCAATCCTGAGAGCGATACGTATTTTGATTATATTTTAAAAGGAAGCAAAACATTATTTTCTGTTCAGGAAAGCAGTTCAAAAGCACTTCCTGAATTAAAAATGATGATTGAAGATATTATAAACGCTTAA